Proteins encoded in a region of the Streptomyces sp. V4I8 genome:
- a CDS encoding TIGR02677 family protein, giving the protein MSDDLLVPPPAVLAGSAPSGRISPDDGAEDAFGIDAFTLDDRLRLFHFAAAEKRHEYLWLLRAFDRGRANYQVLLHASDAAALVGRLVADHPGAAVGDVQPLLDALAEWRVLDRSYDGTRAANLAEYRNRHYVYQFTQAGYRAYRAVEDVLGAALEDAQLSRLVFPDILADLAALAEANAAGDAEEVYRKLGRLDSVLNEMAQRAARFYLMLGDLARTNDTRPEVFLAHKDTLLAHMREFTAELGRYAPLLAEAVEKAAASGVERMVEYAAEADERLFRTPAARLDDWRQRWAGIVHWFGEREHSEAERLQDATVTAIRSVLALLRRVTEARRGGVSRESQLRHLAQWFTSCVSDDDAHALFQAVFGLGAPRHIAVPYPDPELIAGRMSWWEADPVELARTLVQSGRTPALTGPGRIERNDAERARLRAAQIKEQAERRGAAVGLARGGAYGRVLDEVETRALLSLMDVALAARVSVTRGVAGPTASGSAHGVRLTLVPTGPGEAFTTVRTVYGDLHLDGLRLEVTG; this is encoded by the coding sequence GTGAGTGACGATCTCCTGGTCCCGCCCCCGGCTGTGCTGGCAGGCTCTGCGCCTTCGGGCCGGATATCCCCGGACGACGGGGCTGAGGATGCTTTCGGGATTGACGCCTTCACCCTGGATGACCGGCTGCGGCTCTTCCACTTCGCGGCCGCTGAGAAGCGTCACGAGTACCTGTGGCTGTTGCGTGCTTTCGACCGTGGCCGGGCCAATTACCAGGTGCTGCTGCATGCTTCGGACGCGGCCGCCCTGGTGGGCAGGCTGGTCGCGGACCATCCGGGGGCGGCCGTGGGCGACGTGCAGCCGCTGCTTGACGCGCTCGCCGAGTGGCGGGTCCTGGACCGCAGTTACGACGGGACGCGGGCGGCGAACCTGGCGGAGTACCGCAACCGGCACTATGTGTACCAGTTCACCCAGGCCGGTTACCGGGCCTACCGGGCGGTGGAGGACGTGCTCGGGGCGGCGCTGGAGGACGCGCAGCTCTCCCGGCTGGTCTTTCCCGACATCCTTGCCGACCTGGCCGCGCTGGCTGAGGCGAACGCCGCGGGTGACGCCGAGGAGGTCTACCGCAAGCTGGGCCGCCTGGACTCGGTGCTGAACGAGATGGCACAGCGGGCTGCCCGTTTCTACCTGATGCTCGGCGACCTGGCGCGGACCAATGACACCCGGCCCGAGGTGTTCCTCGCGCACAAGGACACGCTGCTCGCGCACATGCGGGAGTTCACCGCCGAACTGGGACGCTATGCCCCACTGTTGGCCGAGGCCGTGGAGAAGGCCGCGGCCAGTGGGGTGGAGCGGATGGTCGAGTATGCCGCGGAGGCCGACGAGCGGCTCTTCCGTACCCCGGCCGCGCGTCTGGACGACTGGCGGCAGCGGTGGGCCGGGATCGTGCACTGGTTCGGGGAGCGCGAGCACAGTGAGGCCGAGCGGCTGCAGGACGCGACGGTCACGGCGATCCGTTCGGTGCTCGCGCTGCTGCGGCGGGTCACCGAGGCGCGGCGTGGCGGGGTCAGCCGGGAGAGCCAGCTGCGCCACCTCGCCCAGTGGTTCACGTCCTGTGTCAGTGACGACGACGCGCATGCCCTGTTCCAGGCGGTGTTCGGGCTCGGTGCGCCCCGGCACATCGCCGTCCCCTACCCGGACCCCGAGCTGATTGCTGGGCGTATGTCCTGGTGGGAGGCGGATCCGGTGGAGCTGGCCCGCACCCTGGTACAGTCCGGCCGCACCCCCGCCCTGACGGGGCCGGGGCGGATCGAGCGCAACGACGCCGAGCGTGCCCGGCTGCGGGCCGCGCAGATCAAGGAGCAGGCCGAGCGCCGGGGTGCGGCTGTCGGTCTGGCCCGCGGCGGTGCGTACGGCAGGGTCCTGGACGAGGTCGAGACCCGCGCACTGCTCTCCCTGATGGACGTGGCGCTGGCCGCGCGGGTTTCGGTCACCCGGGGCGTTGCGG
- a CDS encoding Uma2 family endonuclease: MTFADWTHPLHLLGGLAGAYDGGSAWLGGSVMGVLYPEYSQWLSHVRRSMMLPKSVKLLFDQGRLYMAPVTEAHSEADDSIRGQLAEQLRDGSGGLHVTRDKGVLPERDGYTPEPDVLVVDAGALGPGDAFVDQKHVHFVAESVSRSTVGQDYGRKLNQYAARGIPVYLIVDVLTGECVLYQAPKDDEYTSAVPYRFGEPVTFDIAGVPVTVRTDFKKIS; encoded by the coding sequence ATGACCTTCGCTGACTGGACACACCCGCTTCATCTGCTGGGTGGACTGGCTGGTGCGTACGATGGTGGCAGTGCTTGGCTGGGAGGCAGCGTCATGGGTGTGTTGTATCCGGAATACTCACAGTGGCTGAGTCATGTTCGGCGTTCGATGATGCTTCCCAAATCCGTCAAGCTCCTGTTCGATCAGGGGCGTCTCTACATGGCCCCTGTGACGGAGGCGCACAGTGAGGCGGACGACTCGATCCGGGGGCAGTTGGCCGAGCAGTTGCGTGATGGTTCCGGCGGACTGCATGTGACTCGGGACAAAGGGGTGCTGCCCGAGCGTGATGGCTATACGCCGGAGCCCGATGTGCTCGTGGTGGATGCGGGGGCGCTGGGTCCGGGAGACGCTTTCGTCGATCAGAAGCATGTGCACTTCGTTGCGGAGAGTGTGTCGCGGTCGACAGTGGGTCAGGACTATGGGCGCAAGCTCAACCAGTACGCGGCGCGCGGGATTCCGGTGTACCTCATCGTGGACGTGCTGACTGGGGAATGCGTGCTGTACCAGGCGCCGAAGGACGACGAGTATACTTCGGCCGTGCCCTACCGTTTCGGTGAGCCTGTCACTTTCGACATCGCTGGTGTGCCGGTCACCGTCCGGACGGACTTCAAGAAGATCTCGTGA